In Stieleria varia, one genomic interval encodes:
- a CDS encoding dihydrodipicolinate synthase family protein, producing the protein MQHERLSGLIAATYTPLKTNGDLNLDQIPPLVDHLLGSGVTGMYVCGSTGEGMSLSTGERKQVTGAFMQAVNRRVPVIVQVGHNSLADARDLAQHAAEVGADAVSATCPSYFKVSDVPTLVDCMADLASAAPDTPFYYYHIPSLTGSSLDIVDFMRRGGDRIGNMVGLKYTDTKLHEFLECLTIDDGRFDIVWGCDEMLLGALATGANAAIGSTYNIAAPLYRQIIDAFTRGDMNAARQHQLRSVQMIRTIYQFPFHPAMKEVLGMLGIECGPCRLPQKRLSPGDTNRLMEDLQAIDFFSINGVVL; encoded by the coding sequence ATGCAACATGAACGACTCAGCGGCTTGATTGCCGCCACCTACACACCTTTGAAGACAAATGGCGATTTGAATCTGGATCAAATCCCTCCGCTGGTCGATCACTTGCTCGGCAGCGGTGTGACCGGCATGTATGTCTGTGGCAGCACAGGCGAAGGCATGTCGTTGTCGACCGGTGAACGAAAACAGGTCACCGGTGCGTTCATGCAGGCCGTCAATCGACGCGTTCCAGTAATCGTGCAAGTCGGCCACAACAGTCTTGCCGACGCACGTGACTTGGCCCAACACGCTGCCGAAGTCGGTGCGGATGCCGTCTCGGCGACTTGCCCGTCTTACTTCAAGGTGTCCGACGTTCCCACGTTGGTGGATTGCATGGCCGACTTGGCCTCTGCGGCGCCCGACACGCCGTTCTACTACTACCACATTCCATCCCTGACCGGGTCGTCGCTCGACATTGTTGATTTCATGCGTCGTGGGGGCGATCGGATCGGAAACATGGTCGGCCTGAAGTACACCGATACAAAGCTGCATGAGTTTCTGGAATGTTTGACGATCGATGACGGGCGTTTTGACATCGTTTGGGGATGTGACGAAATGCTGCTCGGTGCGTTGGCCACGGGTGCAAATGCGGCAATCGGCAGCACGTACAACATCGCGGCGCCGTTGTATCGTCAGATCATCGACGCGTTCACGCGTGGTGACATGAATGCCGCGCGCCAACACCAGCTGCGCAGCGTTCAGATGATTCGCACCATCTATCAGTTTCCTTTTCACCCGGCGATGAAGGAAGTCTTGGGGATGCTGGGGATTGAATGTGGTCCGTGTCGGTTGCCGCAAAAGCGACTTTCACCAGGCGACACCAACCGGCTGATGGAAGACTTACAAGCCATTGATTTCTTTTCCATCAATGGCGTCGTTCTCTAG
- a CDS encoding sodium:solute symporter family transporter, with translation MTQATLSPQATRAGALSVIVLSVIVLLCNFVSPVRAETPLAKSLAWGELPTLPDSIGVAGPFAGVHNDALIVAGGANFPAPTWESDKVWHDRIDVLVRQGDEFVWKPGGQLERPTAYGASVSTADGVLCIGGNDADRAFDDVFLLQWNPQTESVTTVLFPSLPTPCAFASATRVGSVVYVAGGQSSNQPDSCMNNFWSLDLSQRGNTDAFQWRVQTPWPGKSRAFNLTVAQHNGYTDCVYVISGRRPDGDRTEFLTDCWEFNPNTGAWRARSDTPRCVMAGTSVAVGQSHALVLGGDDGSLFGAELRDQHPGFPREALAYHTITDRWASAGEMPANHVTTVAVKFAGRIVIPSGEIRPRVRSPRLLTLIIQDHQHGFGVINYGVLFGYLAAMVGIGVYFTKRNRNTDDYFRGGKRIPWWAAGCSIFATMLSSLTFTGIPSKSFAQDWVYSIGNFTIPVVAIVAVYVALPFFRRIDVTSAYEYLELRFNRSVRWFGSASFVLFHLFRMAVVMSLTGLALAVATPLTPVQSVLLMGVLSIVYCTLGGIEAVIWTDTVQTFVLLGGAVLAAALLINGTDGGLTGWIQSGSSGDKFNIANWHVDPRSAQLALWVVVVGAIGQNISSYTSDQAVVQRYMTTADQRLAARSIWLNAFLAIPATILFFGIGTGLYAFYQSHPERLDPGITTDQIFPLFIATEMPIGIAGLIVAGIFSAAQSTVSTSMNSTATTVVTDFLEPLEWFKSDRGYLIAARVLTVMIGVLGTLLGLVFVDPSIKSLFDTFIQVIGMFMGVLGGLFVLGALTRRGNAAGALIGAITGATSMIALWHFQIVNGYLFTSCGITICVVVGYLVSLLTRPPQQSLDGLTVYDNAVKHSDSPEY, from the coding sequence ATGACCCAAGCGACCCTCTCGCCCCAAGCGACCCGCGCCGGCGCGCTAAGCGTCATCGTGCTCAGCGTCATCGTGCTCCTGTGCAATTTCGTCTCCCCAGTTCGGGCAGAAACTCCGCTGGCCAAGTCCTTGGCATGGGGTGAGTTGCCCACGCTGCCGGATTCGATCGGCGTTGCAGGTCCGTTTGCCGGTGTGCACAACGACGCTTTGATCGTCGCGGGAGGCGCAAATTTTCCCGCGCCGACTTGGGAAAGCGATAAGGTTTGGCATGACCGAATCGATGTGCTCGTTCGACAAGGAGACGAGTTCGTCTGGAAACCCGGCGGGCAGTTGGAACGGCCCACGGCGTACGGCGCGTCCGTTTCCACCGCCGACGGTGTGCTGTGCATCGGCGGCAACGATGCCGACCGAGCGTTTGACGATGTGTTCTTGTTGCAGTGGAATCCGCAGACAGAATCCGTGACGACGGTTCTCTTTCCATCGCTCCCCACACCCTGCGCTTTTGCCAGCGCAACTCGCGTGGGATCGGTCGTCTATGTCGCCGGTGGCCAGAGCAGCAATCAGCCTGATTCATGCATGAACAATTTCTGGTCATTGGATCTATCTCAACGCGGTAATACTGACGCCTTTCAGTGGCGAGTGCAGACACCTTGGCCGGGCAAGTCGCGGGCATTCAATTTGACCGTTGCCCAGCACAACGGCTACACCGACTGCGTCTACGTGATTAGCGGCAGACGCCCCGATGGTGATCGGACGGAGTTTCTAACAGATTGCTGGGAATTCAATCCGAACACGGGGGCCTGGAGAGCACGATCAGACACGCCACGCTGCGTCATGGCGGGCACGAGCGTGGCGGTCGGCCAGAGTCATGCCCTCGTGCTCGGCGGCGATGATGGATCGTTGTTTGGCGCTGAGTTGCGAGACCAGCATCCTGGCTTTCCCAGAGAAGCGTTAGCCTATCACACGATCACTGATCGGTGGGCATCGGCAGGCGAGATGCCGGCCAATCACGTCACCACGGTGGCGGTCAAGTTTGCCGGTCGGATCGTTATCCCGAGCGGAGAAATTCGACCACGTGTACGTTCACCAAGATTGTTGACGTTGATCATTCAAGATCACCAACATGGTTTTGGCGTGATCAATTACGGTGTGCTATTCGGATACTTGGCCGCGATGGTTGGCATCGGTGTGTATTTCACCAAACGCAATCGGAACACCGACGACTATTTTCGCGGCGGCAAACGGATCCCGTGGTGGGCTGCCGGATGCAGCATCTTTGCCACCATGCTGAGCTCACTGACCTTCACTGGGATCCCGTCCAAATCGTTCGCTCAGGATTGGGTTTACTCAATCGGGAACTTCACGATCCCCGTGGTCGCGATCGTTGCGGTGTATGTTGCCCTGCCGTTTTTTCGACGCATTGATGTGACCAGCGCCTACGAATACTTGGAACTGCGTTTCAACCGATCGGTCCGATGGTTTGGCAGCGCGAGCTTCGTCCTGTTTCATCTCTTTCGCATGGCGGTCGTCATGTCGCTCACCGGACTCGCTCTGGCCGTGGCCACACCGCTGACGCCCGTGCAGTCGGTCTTGTTGATGGGAGTGCTCAGCATCGTGTACTGCACGTTGGGTGGAATCGAAGCCGTGATTTGGACCGACACGGTGCAAACGTTTGTGCTGCTGGGCGGCGCAGTTTTGGCGGCAGCCCTGTTGATCAATGGAACCGATGGAGGATTGACCGGTTGGATCCAATCGGGCTCATCGGGAGACAAGTTCAACATCGCCAACTGGCATGTCGATCCACGAAGTGCTCAGTTGGCGTTGTGGGTCGTGGTCGTCGGCGCGATCGGCCAAAACATTTCATCCTACACGTCCGATCAAGCCGTCGTGCAGCGTTACATGACCACCGCCGATCAACGGCTGGCGGCACGATCGATCTGGCTCAATGCGTTCTTGGCGATTCCTGCAACTATCCTGTTCTTCGGTATCGGCACCGGCCTTTACGCGTTTTATCAATCGCATCCCGAGCGTCTTGATCCGGGAATCACGACCGATCAAATCTTTCCCCTGTTCATTGCGACGGAGATGCCGATCGGCATCGCGGGCTTGATCGTCGCTGGGATTTTTTCGGCGGCGCAGTCGACCGTTTCGACCAGCATGAACTCGACCGCAACGACGGTGGTCACCGACTTTCTGGAACCGCTGGAGTGGTTCAAATCGGATCGCGGCTATTTGATCGCCGCTCGTGTGCTGACCGTCATGATTGGCGTCTTGGGAACATTGCTGGGGTTGGTTTTTGTCGACCCGAGCATCAAATCGCTATTTGATACCTTCATCCAAGTGATCGGCATGTTCATGGGCGTCCTGGGCGGACTGTTTGTTTTGGGCGCGTTGACTCGACGCGGCAACGCAGCGGGGGCGTTGATTGGTGCGATCACAGGTGCGACCTCGATGATCGCACTGTGGCATTTTCAAATCGTCAACGGTTATCTGTTCACCAGTTGCGGCATCACCATCTGTGTGGTCGTCGGCTATCTCGTCAGCCTGCTGACGAGACCGCCGCAACAAAGCCTCGACGGGCTCACCGTGTATGACAACGCTGTGAAGCATTCTGACAGTCCAGAATACTAG
- the fusA gene encoding elongation factor G: MSSDIQKIRNIGIIAHIDAGKTTVTERMLFLSGAKHRVGRVDHGTTDTDDDPEEQERGITIFSACVKFDWKDNHINLLDTPGHVDFTAEVERCLRVLDGAVVVFSAREGVEAQSETVWRQADRYNVPRIVFINKMDREGADFESVFNDIQPRLGGRPVAVEIPVGQGPAHVNNPFRGVIDLIDLKFLEFDPETEGKQVKETDIPDELMDDALLWREQMLEAVYELSEDAMALAMEGEEVPRQVIIQALRKGCIEQTIQPVLCGSALHGIGVQPLMTAVGHFLPSPLDRPAVEGFDPKKEDKTLARNPDPKEPFSALVFKILPAKTGDNYWIRIYSGVLKQNSRVYCPNRDKKENVAQLWQIHASKKDRDGQTESLAAGDICCVIGPRFAITGDTLCDTKEMIELPSIKFADTVLSMAIEPENTGDRKKLEEVLAMLRRQDPTFQAVENEELGQTIISGMGELHLEVIQHRLTRDFGLNVKFYKPRVNYRETVGGKSDIVGACNRQMGATQMFARLSVRVSPLEDSSAPVQVFDRLPADINLPGDIRHAAIEELRERAAGGGLLAGFPLSGVRIEAYDAETHEEGSDEVAFRIAAGDAFDKGLQAAGPVLLEPVMKVEVTTPEDYMGELVGDLQQRRALIAGTETRGAMTVITAHAPLKEMFGYSSAVRSLSQGRAGSSMEPLGYQAAPKEDAEAFMY; the protein is encoded by the coding sequence ATGTCATCAGACATTCAGAAAATCCGAAACATCGGAATCATCGCCCACATCGACGCGGGAAAAACCACCGTCACCGAACGGATGCTGTTTCTCAGTGGAGCCAAACACCGAGTCGGACGCGTCGATCACGGCACAACAGACACGGATGATGACCCAGAAGAACAAGAACGCGGCATCACGATCTTCAGCGCTTGCGTGAAGTTCGATTGGAAAGACAACCACATCAACTTGCTCGACACCCCCGGCCACGTAGACTTTACCGCCGAAGTCGAGCGGTGCCTCAGAGTCTTGGACGGCGCCGTCGTCGTCTTTTCCGCTAGAGAAGGTGTCGAAGCCCAAAGTGAAACCGTTTGGCGACAAGCCGATCGATACAACGTTCCGCGAATCGTTTTCATCAACAAGATGGACCGCGAAGGAGCCGACTTTGAATCCGTATTTAACGATATCCAACCAAGACTCGGCGGCCGACCCGTCGCCGTCGAAATCCCGGTCGGTCAAGGTCCCGCACACGTCAACAATCCGTTCCGCGGTGTGATCGACCTGATCGATCTGAAATTCCTAGAGTTCGATCCCGAAACGGAGGGCAAACAGGTCAAGGAAACCGACATCCCCGACGAACTGATGGACGACGCCCTGCTGTGGCGCGAACAAATGCTCGAAGCTGTCTACGAGCTGAGCGAGGATGCGATGGCACTGGCAATGGAAGGAGAAGAAGTCCCTCGACAAGTCATCATTCAAGCTTTGCGCAAAGGATGTATCGAACAAACGATCCAGCCGGTCTTGTGCGGCTCTGCTCTGCACGGAATCGGTGTTCAACCCCTGATGACGGCGGTCGGCCACTTCCTGCCCAGTCCGCTAGATCGACCGGCCGTGGAAGGTTTCGATCCCAAGAAAGAGGACAAGACGCTCGCGCGCAATCCGGATCCCAAAGAACCCTTTAGTGCGTTGGTGTTTAAGATCCTGCCGGCCAAAACGGGCGACAATTATTGGATTCGCATCTACAGCGGTGTGCTGAAGCAAAACTCGCGGGTGTATTGTCCCAATCGTGACAAAAAAGAAAATGTCGCTCAGCTTTGGCAGATCCATGCCTCCAAGAAAGATCGAGACGGTCAAACCGAATCGCTCGCTGCGGGAGACATCTGTTGCGTCATCGGCCCCCGATTCGCCATCACCGGCGACACCCTGTGCGACACAAAGGAAATGATCGAGTTGCCCAGCATAAAGTTCGCCGACACGGTGCTCTCGATGGCGATCGAACCCGAGAACACGGGCGATCGCAAAAAGCTGGAAGAGGTCCTCGCAATGCTGCGACGCCAAGACCCCACGTTCCAAGCCGTGGAGAACGAAGAACTCGGCCAAACGATCATCAGCGGCATGGGCGAGTTGCACTTGGAAGTCATTCAGCATCGCCTGACTCGCGATTTTGGCTTGAACGTCAAGTTCTATAAGCCACGGGTCAATTACCGAGAAACCGTCGGCGGCAAATCGGACATCGTTGGTGCCTGCAATCGCCAAATGGGCGCGACGCAGATGTTCGCCCGCTTGAGCGTTCGCGTTTCTCCGCTGGAAGATTCGTCGGCACCTGTTCAAGTATTCGATCGCTTGCCAGCCGACATCAACCTGCCAGGTGACATTCGCCACGCAGCAATCGAAGAATTGCGTGAGCGGGCCGCCGGCGGTGGGCTCCTGGCCGGATTCCCGCTCTCGGGCGTCAGGATCGAAGCCTACGATGCAGAGACGCACGAGGAAGGAAGCGATGAGGTCGCGTTCCGAATCGCGGCGGGCGACGCGTTCGACAAAGGCTTGCAGGCGGCCGGCCCCGTGCTGCTGGAACCGGTGATGAAAGTAGAGGTCACGACGCCGGAAGATTACATGGGCGAGTTGGTCGGCGACCTGCAGCAGCGACGCGCTTTGATCGCCGGCACGGAAACGCGAGGAGCGATGACGGTGATCACGGCTCACGCACCGCTGAAAGAAATGTTTGGTTACAGTAGCGCCGTGCGAAGCCTCAGCCAAGGCCGCGCGGGCAGCAGCATGGAGCCGCTCGGATACCAAGCCGCCCCCAAAGAAGACGCCGAAGCGTTCATGTACTAA
- the rpsG gene encoding 30S ribosomal protein S7, whose product MGRITASKKQLKGDPKFNSLLASKFINCLMWDGKKSVAQGVFYDALEEIGRRGDIADKTPIEVFEQALDNVKPYIEVRSKRVGGASYQVPMQVNKSRQQSLAIRWILEAIRDKKGRPTHIKLADEVLAAYKKEGVAYTKRENTHRMADANKAFAHFAW is encoded by the coding sequence ATGGGACGTATCACCGCCAGTAAAAAGCAGCTCAAGGGCGATCCAAAGTTCAATTCGCTTTTGGCCAGCAAGTTCATCAATTGCCTGATGTGGGACGGAAAGAAATCCGTCGCTCAAGGCGTCTTTTACGATGCACTGGAAGAAATCGGTCGTCGCGGTGATATCGCCGACAAAACCCCGATCGAAGTCTTCGAACAAGCTTTGGACAACGTCAAGCCGTACATCGAAGTCCGCAGCAAGCGAGTCGGTGGTGCGAGCTATCAGGTTCCGATGCAGGTCAACAAATCTCGCCAGCAAAGTTTGGCGATCCGCTGGATTCTGGAAGCCATCCGCGACAAGAAAGGCCGTCCGACCCATATCAAACTGGCGGACGAAGTCTTGGCAGCCTACAAAAAGGAAGGCGTCGCCTACACCAAACGCGAAAACACCCACCGTATGGCCGATGCCAACAAGGCGTTCGCTCACTTCGCTTGGTGA
- the rpsL gene encoding 30S ribosomal protein S12, with product MPTINQLVRKRRKLKKSQSKSPVLEKCPQKQGVCLQVRTMTPKKPNSALRKISRVKLSNGKEVTVYIPGEGHNLQEHSIVLVRGGRVRDLPGVRYQVVRGSRDALGVDGRKQSRSRYGAKKK from the coding sequence ATGCCCACGATCAACCAACTGGTCCGCAAACGGCGGAAACTAAAGAAAAGCCAAAGCAAATCGCCGGTTCTGGAGAAATGCCCGCAAAAGCAGGGCGTGTGTCTTCAGGTACGGACCATGACCCCCAAAAAGCCGAACTCGGCTCTGCGGAAGATCTCGCGGGTCAAGCTGAGCAATGGCAAGGAGGTCACCGTTTACATCCCTGGCGAAGGTCACAACCTGCAAGAACACTCGATCGTTCTGGTTCGTGGCGGTCGTGTCCGTGACTTGCCCGGTGTCCGCTACCAAGTCGTCCGCGGTTCACGCGACGCGTTGGGCGTTGACGGCCGCAAGCAGTCGCGTAGCCGCTACGGCGCCAAGAAGAAGTAA
- a CDS encoding 3-keto-disaccharide hydrolase, producing MPSLPHRILLGTALLFSIVLGPIAARAEDSKKSDSADSYPVGQWVSLFNGENLNGWTPKIRYEKFGDDAKQTFTVKDGLLVVGYENYDEFNETFGHLFFKDTFSHYRFRVEYRFVGDQCKGGPGWATRNSGVMIHGESPETMGKDQDFPASIEVQLLGGDGKAVRPTSNLCTPGTNVVYKDKLHLPHCTQSTSKTYHGEQWVTAEIEVRGNGVIKHILDGEVVLEYQKPQLDDRDTHAATLIEQSGGKMLSGGTISLQSESHPVQFRKVEIMVLAPESEATN from the coding sequence ATGCCTTCATTGCCCCATCGAATTCTGCTCGGAACCGCCCTGCTGTTTTCGATCGTCCTCGGTCCGATTGCCGCCAGGGCTGAAGATTCGAAAAAATCAGATTCAGCGGATTCGTATCCGGTCGGTCAGTGGGTCTCCTTGTTCAACGGCGAGAATCTCAACGGCTGGACACCCAAGATCCGCTACGAGAAGTTCGGGGACGACGCGAAGCAGACTTTCACCGTCAAGGATGGCTTGTTGGTGGTGGGTTACGAGAACTATGACGAGTTCAACGAAACCTTTGGTCACCTGTTCTTCAAAGATACTTTCTCCCACTATCGATTCCGGGTGGAGTACAGGTTTGTCGGCGATCAATGCAAAGGCGGCCCGGGATGGGCAACTCGCAATAGCGGTGTGATGATTCATGGCGAATCGCCCGAAACGATGGGCAAAGACCAGGATTTTCCCGCTTCGATCGAAGTTCAATTGCTCGGAGGCGACGGCAAGGCCGTGCGTCCTACCAGCAATCTGTGTACGCCCGGCACCAATGTGGTCTACAAAGACAAACTGCACCTGCCCCACTGCACCCAGTCGACCTCCAAGACGTATCACGGAGAGCAATGGGTGACGGCGGAAATCGAAGTCCGCGGCAACGGAGTCATCAAGCACATTCTCGATGGCGAAGTCGTCCTGGAGTACCAGAAACCTCAACTGGATGACCGCGACACACACGCCGCAACCTTGATCGAGCAATCGGGCGGCAAAATGCTCTCCGGGGGCACGATTTCGCTGCAGTCTGAAAGCCACCCGGTCCAATTTCGAAAAGTCGAGATCATGGTCCTGGCGCCGGAGTCCGAGGCAACCAACTGA
- a CDS encoding response regulator transcription factor, which translates to MDSDEKLSADIAITHLQSHSPKPNEPLPSTVVYLVDNDSFVLQSVQRVLAEIGINAKAFHCADEMLANSDLKAAGCVITDLRMPGLSGAELHQALLDRDSTLSVIVLTAHADIATTVKLMKNGAAAVIEKPFRADTLRDEVLAAIASSQKGYARRKRQLDAKERISRLSSEEIAVMESACRGIPNRQISVELSLSNRTIDRRRQSAMRKLQVDSVADFAVLRATAENG; encoded by the coding sequence ATGGACTCCGATGAAAAACTGTCCGCTGACATTGCGATCACGCATTTGCAATCCCATTCCCCAAAGCCAAACGAACCACTGCCATCGACGGTCGTCTACCTCGTCGACAACGACAGCTTTGTCTTGCAGTCGGTACAGCGAGTACTCGCAGAGATAGGGATCAATGCCAAGGCATTTCATTGTGCGGATGAGATGCTAGCGAATTCGGATCTCAAGGCTGCTGGTTGCGTGATCACGGATTTGAGGATGCCGGGTCTCAGTGGTGCAGAGTTGCACCAAGCGTTGTTGGATCGCGACAGCACGCTGTCGGTGATTGTGCTGACGGCGCACGCGGACATTGCAACGACAGTGAAACTGATGAAGAACGGGGCGGCGGCCGTGATCGAAAAGCCTTTTCGCGCCGACACGCTCCGTGACGAAGTGTTAGCCGCGATCGCATCGAGTCAGAAGGGCTATGCTCGGCGCAAACGTCAGCTTGATGCCAAGGAGAGAATCTCGCGATTGAGTAGCGAAGAGATCGCGGTCATGGAATCGGCTTGTCGCGGCATCCCGAACCGACAGATCAGTGTCGAGCTATCGTTGAGCAATCGGACGATTGACCGCCGCCGTCAGTCGGCGATGCGAAAGCTGCAAGTCGACTCCGTCGCCGACTTCGCCGTGCTACGTGCCACGGCCGAAAATGGCTAA
- a CDS encoding TonB-dependent receptor domain-containing protein codes for MNRIIALIAFGSGLLCFSITGATQPPTLQELPETVVEAVPEKPTGSQTAVPEADPTPPTAMQDTSSLSETVPDEVTPLPEPFNLSPDPQQSNIDTGQQTQNLDSAQTARPMSNDANRSTSAETSAFQPAVPVSRSASLQGETSTASSGQYGQPDLEFRPINRPGDLLELIPGVIATQHSGSGKANQYFVRGINLDHGTDFAVRVDGVPMNLPSHGHGQGYLDVNWLIPELIESVNYRLGPYSADIGDFSSAGSADIRQRRALPFGIASVTAGAFDYYRVLLADSHDFAGGTLLYAYETSFYDGPWVVPEDFHKFNGLLRWSIGDRDHGFSLSTMGYHSDWTATNQIPQRAVTAGLVDRFGSLDPSDGGNTKRFGVNAEYWSINDDVTTAINAYTSYYDMDLFSNFTFFLDDPINGDQIQQIDNRWYSGVNASQTYHRQFVDHTFGFQFRNDNVYGLELNRTRQRQLISQTRNDDVDQQSYSLYYVNDAALTSWARSTIGLRGDLYRFHNQSNLNAADSGTTDAGVFSPKLGLVFGPWNDSELFLNWGQSFHSNDSRGVNASVDPADPLIKSEGSEIGLRSDLTCNWNSTLAMWYLEIDSELLFVGDAGTTEAGPASRRFGVTWTNYYQLNQWLTADADYAFVQPRFAGGDRIPNAVENVLATGFTAQVPHTPWYGTFRLRHYGPAALIEDNSARSETTTVANLQLGYQTKRTTAAVDVFNVFNSKDNDITYFYESQPAGLPAAEDFHFHPVEPAMARASVTWRF; via the coding sequence TTGAATCGAATTATCGCGTTGATTGCATTTGGATCTGGATTGTTGTGTTTCTCGATCACCGGGGCGACACAGCCGCCAACGTTGCAAGAGTTGCCAGAGACCGTTGTGGAAGCGGTCCCAGAGAAGCCAACGGGATCACAAACCGCTGTTCCGGAGGCAGATCCCACACCGCCGACGGCAATGCAGGACACGTCATCACTTTCGGAAACGGTTCCTGACGAGGTGACGCCATTGCCGGAGCCCTTCAATTTGTCGCCCGACCCACAACAGTCAAACATTGACACGGGGCAACAGACGCAGAACTTGGATTCCGCTCAAACGGCACGTCCCATGAGCAATGACGCGAATCGCTCCACCAGTGCAGAAACATCCGCTTTTCAGCCTGCTGTCCCGGTTTCTCGCTCTGCAAGCCTCCAAGGCGAAACCTCCACCGCTTCGAGTGGTCAATATGGACAACCCGATCTCGAATTCCGACCGATCAATCGTCCTGGAGACCTCCTGGAGTTGATTCCGGGTGTGATCGCAACACAGCACAGTGGTTCGGGCAAAGCGAATCAATACTTCGTGCGAGGCATCAATCTGGATCACGGCACCGACTTTGCTGTACGGGTGGACGGTGTTCCGATGAACTTGCCCTCCCACGGTCACGGCCAAGGATACTTGGACGTCAATTGGCTGATTCCGGAGTTGATCGAGTCCGTCAACTATCGACTTGGCCCCTACTCTGCGGACATCGGTGACTTCAGCTCAGCCGGTTCTGCTGACATTCGTCAACGACGTGCATTGCCCTTCGGGATCGCATCTGTGACGGCAGGTGCCTTTGATTATTATCGCGTCTTGCTCGCTGACTCTCACGATTTCGCAGGCGGTACCCTGCTGTACGCTTACGAGACATCGTTCTACGACGGGCCTTGGGTCGTGCCCGAGGACTTTCACAAGTTCAACGGATTGCTTCGCTGGTCGATTGGGGACCGTGATCACGGTTTCTCTCTGTCGACGATGGGATACCACAGCGACTGGACGGCGACAAACCAGATTCCGCAACGCGCGGTGACAGCAGGGCTGGTGGATCGATTCGGTTCACTTGATCCCAGCGATGGCGGAAACACAAAGCGTTTCGGTGTCAACGCGGAGTACTGGAGCATCAACGATGACGTCACGACCGCCATCAATGCTTACACCAGTTACTACGATATGGATCTATTTTCGAACTTCACATTCTTTCTGGATGATCCGATCAACGGAGATCAAATCCAACAGATCGACAATCGCTGGTACTCGGGCGTGAATGCAAGTCAGACGTACCATCGCCAGTTTGTGGATCACACCTTTGGATTTCAATTTCGCAACGACAACGTCTATGGCCTGGAGCTCAATCGGACTCGCCAGCGGCAACTGATCTCACAGACGCGAAATGACGACGTCGACCAGCAGAGCTATTCTCTTTACTACGTCAACGATGCAGCGCTCACATCATGGGCTCGTTCGACCATCGGCTTGCGTGGTGACCTGTATCGTTTTCACAATCAATCGAATCTGAATGCGGCGGATAGCGGCACCACTGATGCCGGAGTCTTTAGCCCCAAACTGGGATTGGTTTTCGGCCCCTGGAATGACTCGGAGCTATTTCTCAATTGGGGACAAAGCTTTCACAGCAATGACTCTCGTGGCGTCAATGCATCAGTCGATCCCGCCGATCCGCTCATCAAGAGCGAAGGCAGCGAGATCGGTTTGCGTTCGGATTTGACCTGTAACTGGAATTCCACACTCGCAATGTGGTATTTGGAGATTGATTCCGAACTACTCTTCGTTGGCGACGCCGGAACCACCGAAGCTGGCCCGGCAAGTCGTCGCTTTGGTGTTACATGGACGAACTACTACCAACTCAATCAATGGCTAACCGCAGATGCCGACTATGCTTTCGTGCAACCGCGGTTTGCAGGCGGTGATCGCATTCCCAATGCCGTCGAAAATGTTCTGGCAACGGGATTTACCGCCCAGGTCCCCCACACACCCTGGTACGGGACGTTCCGCTTGCGTCACTACGGACCGGCTGCGCTGATCGAAGACAATAGCGCCCGCAGCGAGACAACGACCGTGGCGAACTTGCAATTGGGCTATCAAACCAAGCGAACTACCGCGGCTGTCGATGTATTCAATGTATTCAACAGCAAAGACAACGACATCACATACTTTTATGAGTCCCAGCCGGCCGGGCTTCCGGCAGCAGAAGATTTTCACTTTCACCCGGTCGAACCCGCCATGGCCCGCGCCAGTGTGACTTGGCGATTTTGA